One segment of Mycobacterium spongiae DNA contains the following:
- a CDS encoding oxidoreductase, whose product MSTTVALVGPGAVGTTVAALLHKAGHSVLLCGRTPRPRHAAIELRPDDADPIVVPGPMHTDPRAVTGPVDVLVLAVKATQIDDARGWLARLCHSHTIVAVLQNGVEQVEHVQPLCPSATVVPAIVWYSAETQPQGWVRLRGPAALVVPTGPAAEKFAQLLRDAGATVDCDPDFLTGAWRKLLLNALAGFMALSGRRSGMFRRDDIAALSRRYLGECLAVARAEGARLGDDAVEEMVDLFQEAPEDMGTSILADRENHQRLEWDLRNGVIVRKARIHGLATPISDVIVPLLAAASDGPG is encoded by the coding sequence ATCTCCACCACCGTTGCCCTAGTCGGACCGGGTGCCGTCGGAACCACGGTCGCCGCGCTGTTGCATAAGGCCGGGCATTCGGTGCTGCTGTGCGGCCGTACCCCCCGCCCACGTCACGCGGCGATCGAGCTGCGTCCCGACGACGCCGACCCGATCGTGGTGCCCGGTCCGATGCACACCGACCCACGTGCGGTGACCGGCCCGGTCGATGTGCTCGTGCTAGCGGTCAAGGCCACTCAGATCGACGACGCCCGCGGCTGGCTGGCCCGACTATGCCACAGCCACACCATCGTCGCGGTCCTGCAAAACGGTGTTGAACAGGTCGAACATGTCCAGCCGCTGTGTCCGTCCGCGACCGTGGTTCCCGCGATCGTGTGGTATTCGGCGGAGACACAGCCCCAAGGGTGGGTGCGATTGCGCGGCCCAGCCGCACTGGTGGTTCCCACCGGGCCGGCCGCCGAGAAGTTCGCCCAGCTGTTGCGCGACGCCGGCGCCACCGTGGACTGCGATCCCGACTTCCTCACCGGGGCGTGGCGCAAACTGCTACTCAACGCGCTGGCCGGCTTCATGGCGTTATCCGGCCGACGGTCGGGAATGTTTCGCCGCGACGACATCGCGGCACTGTCGCGGCGCTACCTCGGCGAATGCCTGGCGGTGGCGCGGGCCGAGGGCGCCCGCCTCGGCGATGACGCCGTCGAGGAGATGGTCGACCTCTTCCAGGAGGCCCCGGAGGATATGGGCACCTCGATCCTGGCGGATCGAGAGAACCACCAGCGGCTGGAATGGGACCTGCGCAACGGCGTGATCGTCCGCAAAGCGCGCATCCATGGCCTGGCGACCCCGATCAGCGACGTCATCGTCCCCCTGCTGGCCGCGGCCAGCGACGGCCCAGGCTAG
- the aspS gene encoding aspartate--tRNA ligase, producing the protein MFVLRSHAAGALRDRDAGQQVTLAGWVGRRRDHGGVIFIDLRDSSGVAQVVFRDPAVLAQAHRLRAEFCVAVDGVVEIRPEGNANPEIATGDIEVNATSLTVLGDCAPLPFQLDEPAGEELRLKYRYLDLRRDGPAAAIRLRSKVNAAARAVLSRHDFVEIETPTITRSTPEGARDFLVPARLHPGSFYALPQSPQLFKQLLMVAGMERYYQIARCYRDEDFRADRQPEFTQLDMEMSFVGAEDIIAISEEILTELWALIGYRLPTPIPRISYADAMRRFGSDKPDLRFGLELVECAEFFKDTTFRVFQAPYVGAVVMPGGAAQPRRTLDGWQEWAKQRGHRGLAYVLVGDEASGGALSGPVAKNLSDAERAGLAAHVGAKPGDCIFFSAGPPKSSRALLGAARTEIARRLNLIDPDAWAFVWVVDPPLFEPAEEATAAGDVAVGSGAWTAVHHAFTAPKSEWEGSIESDPGGVLADAYDIVCNGHEIGGGSVRIHRRDVQERVFAVMGLDKADVEEKFGFLLEAFTFGAPPHGGIAFGWDRAIALLAGMESIREVIAFPKTGGGVDPLTDAPAPITAQQRRESGIDAVPQEVHRA; encoded by the coding sequence GTGTTTGTGCTGCGCAGCCACGCCGCTGGTGCATTACGGGATCGCGACGCGGGCCAGCAGGTGACCTTGGCCGGATGGGTGGGTCGCCGCCGCGACCACGGCGGCGTGATCTTCATCGATCTGCGGGATTCCTCAGGAGTTGCCCAGGTCGTGTTCCGCGACCCGGCGGTGTTGGCCCAGGCGCACCGGTTGCGGGCGGAGTTTTGCGTCGCTGTGGACGGTGTCGTCGAGATCCGGCCGGAGGGCAACGCCAACCCGGAGATTGCCACCGGCGATATCGAGGTCAACGCCACGTCGCTGACAGTGCTGGGCGACTGCGCGCCACTGCCGTTCCAGCTCGACGAGCCAGCGGGTGAGGAGCTGCGGCTGAAGTATCGCTATCTCGACTTGCGCCGCGACGGTCCCGCCGCAGCAATTCGATTGCGCTCCAAGGTGAATGCGGCCGCGCGCGCGGTGCTGTCCCGACACGACTTCGTCGAGATCGAAACCCCGACGATCACCCGATCGACGCCCGAGGGCGCCCGCGACTTCCTGGTGCCGGCCCGGTTGCACCCGGGCTCGTTCTACGCGTTGCCGCAGAGTCCGCAGCTCTTCAAGCAGTTGTTGATGGTGGCCGGCATGGAGCGCTACTACCAGATCGCGCGCTGCTACCGGGATGAGGACTTTCGTGCCGACCGCCAGCCCGAGTTCACTCAGCTCGACATGGAGATGAGCTTCGTCGGCGCCGAGGACATCATCGCGATCTCCGAGGAGATACTGACCGAGTTGTGGGCGCTGATCGGTTACCGGCTTCCGACTCCGATCCCGCGAATCAGCTATGCCGACGCCATGCGCCGATTCGGCTCGGACAAACCCGACCTGCGGTTCGGGCTGGAGCTTGTCGAATGCGCGGAGTTCTTCAAAGACACCACATTCCGCGTCTTCCAGGCACCGTATGTGGGTGCGGTCGTGATGCCCGGCGGGGCCGCTCAGCCGCGGCGCACGTTGGATGGCTGGCAGGAGTGGGCAAAGCAGCGCGGACATCGGGGACTGGCGTACGTGCTGGTCGGCGACGAAGCCTCTGGGGGCGCGCTCAGTGGCCCGGTAGCCAAGAACCTCAGCGATGCTGAACGCGCCGGTCTAGCCGCGCACGTCGGGGCCAAACCCGGAGACTGCATCTTCTTCTCGGCGGGGCCACCGAAGTCCTCGCGGGCGTTATTGGGCGCCGCCCGCACCGAGATCGCCCGTCGCCTCAACCTGATCGACCCCGATGCCTGGGCGTTCGTCTGGGTGGTGGATCCGCCGCTGTTCGAGCCCGCGGAGGAGGCGACCGCTGCCGGTGACGTCGCCGTCGGCTCGGGGGCGTGGACCGCGGTACACCACGCTTTCACCGCGCCGAAGTCCGAGTGGGAAGGCAGCATCGAATCCGATCCCGGCGGCGTGCTGGCCGACGCCTACGACATCGTCTGCAACGGCCACGAAATCGGCGGCGGCTCGGTTCGTATTCACCGCCGGGACGTTCAGGAACGGGTCTTCGCCGTGATGGGTCTGGACAAGGCCGACGTCGAGGAGAAGTTCGGGTTTCTGTTGGAGGCGTTCACGTTTGGCGCGCCACCGCACGGCGGGATCGCGTTCGGGTGGGACCGGGCCATCGCGCTGCTGGCGGGCATGGAGTCGATCCGTGAGGTCATCGCGTTCCCCAAGACCGGCGGCGGTGTCGACCCGCTCACCGACGCGCCCGCGCCGATCACCGCCCAGCAGCGCAGGGAGTCCGGAATAGACGCCGTGCCTCAAGAGGTTCACCGGGCATGA
- a CDS encoding nitroreductase family deazaflavin-dependent oxidoreductase → MTQQVPDKETIKGFNRDIVDEFRTNDGKVGGQFANADLLVLTATGAKSGQPRVTPLAYFRIDGKLIIIGSFAGSDVDPAWVHNLRANPQAHVEVGTDEFEVAARELPSAERDELFSRITAAAPGFADYQARTNRVIPLFELRRA, encoded by the coding sequence ATGACCCAACAAGTGCCAGACAAGGAAACTATTAAGGGATTCAACCGCGATATCGTCGATGAGTTCCGGACCAACGATGGCAAGGTCGGCGGGCAGTTCGCCAACGCGGATCTGCTGGTGCTCACCGCCACCGGCGCCAAGTCCGGCCAACCCAGGGTGACACCGCTGGCGTACTTCCGCATCGATGGCAAGTTGATCATCATCGGATCGTTCGCCGGGTCCGACGTCGATCCAGCCTGGGTGCACAACTTGCGGGCGAACCCGCAGGCACACGTGGAGGTCGGCACTGACGAGTTCGAGGTGGCCGCGCGCGAACTGCCGTCCGCGGAGCGCGACGAACTCTTTTCGAGAATCACCGCGGCGGCGCCGGGCTTCGCTGACTATCAGGCGCGGACAAACAGGGTGATCCCGCTGTTCGAGCTGCGGCGCGCCTAG
- a CDS encoding SRPBCC family protein translates to MFPCERVDLSFTDPDSGEAPHVFRNSIELAITPEQLFEVFTDAEAWPHWASVITKVTWTSPEPYHAGTTRTVAMRGGIVGNEEFLAWEPCTHMAFRFNECSTQAVAAFAEDYRVEVIPAGCRLTWTMAQKPAGPARLGMYMFRPLLNLGLRRFLRNLRRYTDTRFATATPR, encoded by the coding sequence ATGTTCCCGTGCGAGCGCGTCGACCTGAGTTTCACCGACCCAGATTCCGGTGAAGCGCCACATGTATTTCGCAATAGCATCGAGCTTGCTATCACGCCCGAGCAGCTGTTCGAGGTGTTCACTGATGCCGAGGCCTGGCCGCACTGGGCGAGCGTCATCACCAAGGTGACCTGGACCAGCCCCGAGCCGTACCATGCCGGCACCACCCGCACGGTCGCGATGCGCGGTGGCATCGTTGGCAATGAGGAGTTCCTTGCGTGGGAGCCCTGCACCCACATGGCGTTTCGGTTCAATGAATGCTCCACACAAGCTGTCGCCGCGTTCGCCGAGGACTACCGGGTCGAGGTCATCCCTGCCGGCTGCCGACTGACTTGGACGATGGCCCAGAAGCCCGCCGGCCCCGCGCGGCTGGGAATGTACATGTTTCGGCCGCTACTGAACTTGGGCCTGCGCCGATTCCTGCGCAACCTGCGCCGCTATACCGACACCCGGTTCGCCACCGCCACGCCGCGCTAG
- a CDS encoding FUSC family protein has translation MSTSLLTAAADEGLAAIRRLRVALWPITQSSVAAGLAWYLTYDLLDHPQPFFAPISAVVCMSATSVLRARRAAQMIVGVALGIVLGAGVNGVLGSGEVAMAVVVFVALSIAVLSARGVIAQGLMFVNQTAVSAVLVLVFAGNGGVVAERLFDSLIGGGIALVFAILLFPADPLALLREARAAALAAAHDTLTDLANTMSDPPSAPADWAMAAVDRLHRQVGELIEVRATAALVVRRAPRRWRLRGAMRDINEQVEHVGLLVGSLLHLVRMITRPDRGEISEPVRCVLSDLTAGVGLVDADPAAATARMAAACRHISALRSVARDPDEVVLADIVRVCVNDLERVIEHRV, from the coding sequence ATGAGCACCTCTTTGCTGACCGCAGCGGCCGACGAGGGGCTGGCGGCGATCCGGCGCCTGCGCGTCGCGTTGTGGCCGATCACCCAGTCGTCGGTCGCTGCTGGCCTCGCCTGGTACCTCACTTATGATTTGCTGGACCACCCACAGCCGTTCTTCGCGCCGATTTCCGCGGTGGTGTGCATGTCGGCGACCAGCGTGTTGCGGGCGCGACGCGCCGCACAGATGATCGTCGGGGTGGCGCTCGGGATCGTCCTGGGCGCCGGTGTGAATGGCGTGTTGGGTTCCGGCGAGGTCGCGATGGCGGTCGTGGTGTTCGTCGCGCTGTCGATTGCGGTGCTCAGCGCGCGTGGTGTCATCGCGCAAGGCTTGATGTTCGTCAACCAGACTGCCGTCTCCGCCGTGTTGGTCCTGGTGTTTGCCGGTAATGGCGGTGTGGTCGCCGAGCGCCTCTTTGACTCGTTGATCGGGGGTGGCATCGCGCTGGTGTTCGCGATCTTGCTCTTCCCGGCGGACCCGCTGGCCTTGCTGCGCGAGGCCCGCGCCGCCGCGTTGGCCGCCGCGCATGACACACTCACTGATCTCGCCAACACGATGAGCGATCCGCCGAGTGCCCCCGCCGACTGGGCGATGGCGGCGGTTGACCGACTGCATCGTCAGGTGGGCGAGCTCATCGAGGTCCGGGCCACCGCTGCCTTGGTGGTGCGGCGGGCGCCTCGCCGCTGGCGGCTGCGCGGCGCGATGCGCGACATCAACGAACAGGTCGAGCACGTGGGTCTGCTGGTCGGTTCCTTGTTGCATCTGGTTCGTATGATCACCCGACCCGACCGGGGCGAGATTTCCGAACCCGTGCGTTGCGTACTCTCCGATCTCACGGCGGGCGTCGGTCTGGTCGACGCCGATCCCGCGGCGGCGACCGCACGCATGGCGGCGGCATGCCGCCACATCTCGGCGCTGCGGTCGGTCGCCCGGGACCCCGACGAAGTGGTGCTCGCAGATATCGTCCGAGTGTGTGTCAATGACCTGGAACGGGTCATCGAGCATCGCGTCTGA